A region of the Chryseobacterium cucumeris genome:
TATCTGAAACAGGGTTCGGATAAACTTTGATTAAAACGCTTTTATTTTTAGAGACTGATTCATTAGATGCTAAAAATAAACATGAAGGCGGAGTGGTTATTACCCCATCTGTAAAATCATAATACAAAGTACTTCCCATCGGAATCAGATTGGTACTGACGGTAGCAGGAATATTCTCAAATAGAGTACAGTTATTAAAACGGACATTGGCACTTTCAAAATCTCTCGTAGTCTTATACCATGATTCACATCCGGCAGGTTGCATTACAACTCCGGGCCAGAATGTATCGATTGCAAATCCGTCTATAGAATTGGGACTGACCATATCAACCATTACACAGCTTCCTGATGCCCATGTGGAAGGTGCTTTAAAATAAATAGCAGCAGTAGGAATACTTCCTGTGTAATACTTTTTACTGATTACAGGAGACGAACTTCCTTGTCCGTTAACAAGAAATGCCTTGATCTCTTTATTCTGATCAATAGAAATCTGCACATTATTTACGGCAGAGGAAGAACTAATCGTCGGAGTGCTTCCGTCAGTGGTATAATAAATAGTCCCGTTTCCATTAATAGTGACCTGATAAGGATTATAATAATGATTGGGAAAAGGACTCATCGTAAGCTGTGAAAAAAAAAATGAGGACACACAAAGTGAAGAAAAAAGTATAAATTTTTTCATATTAAATGGGTATTAGTTTAGTTTTTTGTAAAACTAATAAAATTTTTGCCATACATAAATCAATTATTTTTCAACTTTAAAAACTTAATGTTAATTCTTTCGTCCGTTTTTATTTTAAATATTAACTTTGGCAATCTTTGAATTTAATAAAAGGATGTAGGAAATCAACTGATTTTGT
Encoded here:
- a CDS encoding chitobiase/beta-hexosaminidase C-terminal domain-containing protein produces the protein MKKFILFSSLCVSSFFFSQLTMSPFPNHYYNPYQVTINGNGTIYYTTDGSTPTISSSSAVNNVQISIDQNKEIKAFLVNGQGSSSPVISKKYYTGSIPTAAIYFKAPSTWASGSCVMVDMVSPNSIDGFAIDTFWPGVVMQPAGCESWYKTTRDFESANVRFNNCTLFENIPATVSTNLIPMGSTLYYDFTDGVITTPPSCLFLASNESVSKNKSVLIKVYPNPVSDILKVNTDRNFNEYEIIDVNGRVILKDQFMKEILISQLISGNYFLKLKDSKGDLVLLKFIKK